In Theobroma cacao cultivar B97-61/B2 unplaced genomic scaffold, Criollo_cocoa_genome_V2, whole genome shotgun sequence, one genomic interval encodes:
- the LOC108663940 gene encoding uncharacterized protein LOC108663940, whose amino-acid sequence MCFLLTTLKVTYILDTPRPSEEDGEESMERTRSRQKWDNDDYICMGHILNGMSNALFDAYQNKASAKQLWDKLEARYMAEDASSKKFLVSRFNNYKMVDNHSIMEQLHELERILNSFKQYGLKMDEAIVVSSIIDKLPPSWRDTKKFLKHEKEEMSLEDLSNHVRIEEDYRKQEEVNDRGGEYYDPKYFEFTGIIHETTAPYTPEQNGVAERKNQVLTEMVNALLSNS is encoded by the exons ATGTGCTTCCTCCTCACAACACTCAAAGTCACTTATATTTTAGATACACCACGACCAAGTGAGGAAGATGGTGAAGAATCCATGGAAAGAACTCGTTCAAGGCAGAAATGGGATAATGATGACTATATTTGCATGGGACACATTCTTAATGGAATGTCGAATGCATTGTTCGATGCGTACCAGAACAAGGCTAGTGCAAAGCAACTTTGGGACAAGTTGGAAGCAAGATACATGGCGGAAGATGCAAGTAGTAAAAAATTCTTGGTTAGTCGTTTCAATAACTATAAAATGGTTGATAATCATTCTATTATGGAACAATTGCATGAGCTTGAACGCATTCTCAATAGCTTCAAACAATATGGTCTTAAAATGGATGAAGCTATTGTGGTTTCTTCAATAATTGATAAACTTCCCCCTTCATGGAGAGACACAAAGAAATTcctaaaacatgaaaaggAGGAAATGTCTCTCGAGGACCTTAGTAATCATGTACGAATAGAAGAAGATTATCGTAAGCAAGAAGAAGTCAA TGATAGAGGAGGTGAATATTATGATCCCAAGTATTTTGAGTTCACTGGAATTATTCACGAGACTACCGCTCCATACACACCGGAACAAAATGGTGTAGCGGAACGTAAGAATCAAGTTCTTACGGAAATGGTCAATGCTTTGCTTTCTAATTCAG